The proteins below come from a single Lactobacillus johnsonii genomic window:
- a CDS encoding helix-turn-helix domain-containing protein, giving the protein MTIGELLKDYRIKQGKTQREFIAGIVSQSYYSKVEKEIHRITADDLLEILNHNGIPVKEFFEKLEIDPNQWQIDKINKLMEEITKASYSEQAIDQIRKIREKVKKLDLNPELKEEALLIIDGFIELEKDDPETFDEKLRTKLKEKIFMMPEYNTHKLSLYANFINLYNFDGNLQIIRLINKVLERKPIERQEEILFAIVLNVLGQAIKEKKYDKTNEIINLVNQIKVVPELFLYREMLTFYEELIAYHYLRDTCQKNSIVNCNNKLNT; this is encoded by the coding sequence ATGACTATTGGCGAATTGCTTAAAGACTATCGAATAAAACAAGGTAAAACTCAAAGAGAATTTATTGCTGGAATTGTTAGTCAGTCATATTATTCAAAAGTTGAAAAGGAGATACATCGAATTACCGCAGATGATTTGTTGGAAATTTTAAATCATAATGGAATTCCAGTTAAAGAATTTTTTGAAAAATTAGAAATTGATCCAAATCAATGGCAGATTGATAAAATTAATAAACTCATGGAAGAAATAACTAAAGCTAGTTATTCGGAGCAGGCAATAGATCAAATAAGAAAAATCAGGGAAAAGGTGAAAAAGTTAGATTTGAATCCAGAATTAAAAGAGGAGGCTCTATTAATAATTGACGGATTTATAGAATTAGAAAAAGATGATCCAGAAACTTTTGATGAAAAGTTGAGAACTAAATTAAAAGAAAAGATATTTATGATGCCAGAATATAATACACATAAGCTGTCTCTTTATGCTAATTTTATAAATTTATATAATTTTGATGGTAATCTCCAAATAATAAGACTGATAAATAAGGTATTAGAAAGAAAACCGATAGAGAGGCAAGAAGAGATACTATTTGCAATTGTATTAAACGTATTGGGGCAAGCCATTAAAGAGAAAAAGTATGATAAAACAAATGAAATTATTAATTTAGTAAATCAAATCAAAGTAGTTCCCGAGTTATTTCTTTATCGTGAAATGCTTACTTTTTATGAAGAGTTAATTGCATATCATTATCTTAGGGATACTTGTCAAAAAAATTCTATCGTAAATTGCAATAATAAATTGAACACTTAG
- a CDS encoding magnesium transporter CorA family protein: MLTMYNNQGQLISHDLLSAKLIILVQPTAAELNHLEKTINCDTHIFTKQTSATEVSHFNALPDCKLKGAHIFVSFNLDPKQSEIEDSLYPTIAIFNSQHLILILQKSPTPIFQDKTSITKLSVEVLLIKQLLYQNYQFNKELDNIKQAIDELDHAARTSTKTQSLKQATDLMKTLVYFNHTMNDQTTSINSLTKFFKEQHLADSILIIDLILSQQQITKQIKVYRDLLESINGLFSAMMDNHLNNLMKYLDSVALIISIPALISSIWGMNVGGLPGKENKFGFLWVLLFGLALAIISSFFLRRKNYLK, translated from the coding sequence ATGCTTACTATGTACAATAATCAGGGGCAGTTAATATCACATGACCTTTTATCAGCTAAACTTATAATTTTAGTTCAACCTACTGCTGCTGAATTAAACCATCTAGAAAAAACAATAAATTGTGATACGCATATTTTCACTAAGCAAACTTCTGCAACTGAAGTATCTCACTTTAATGCTCTTCCCGACTGTAAATTAAAGGGTGCACATATTTTTGTATCCTTTAATTTGGACCCTAAACAAAGTGAAATTGAAGACTCCCTTTACCCAACAATTGCCATATTTAATTCTCAACATTTAATACTAATTTTACAAAAATCACCGACACCTATTTTTCAGGATAAAACTTCAATTACTAAACTTTCAGTTGAAGTGCTTCTAATTAAACAATTGCTATATCAAAATTATCAATTTAACAAGGAATTAGACAACATAAAACAAGCTATTGATGAGCTAGATCATGCAGCACGTACTAGCACAAAAACTCAATCCTTAAAACAAGCAACTGATTTAATGAAAACGCTGGTTTACTTTAATCACACAATGAACGACCAAACTACATCCATCAATTCCCTCACAAAGTTTTTTAAGGAACAGCATCTTGCTGACTCAATCCTAATCATTGATCTAATTCTTTCACAACAGCAAATAACTAAGCAAATCAAAGTTTATCGAGATCTTTTAGAATCAATTAATGGATTATTTTCAGCAATGATGGATAATCACTTAAATAACCTAATGAAGTATCTTGACTCAGTTGCACTTATTATCTCAATCCCTGCATTAATTAGTAGTATTTGGGGAATGAACGTAGGTGGATTGCCAGGCAAAGAAAATAAGTTCGGATTTTTATGGGTATTATTATTTGGACTTGCTTTAGCTATTATTTCATCATTCTTTTTACGGAGGAAAAATTATCTAAAATAA
- a CDS encoding CsbD family protein encodes MEDKHGIKDKVAGKLKEVEGKITGDKAREVEGKAQQAKGKVKSKATEVKEDLE; translated from the coding sequence ATGGAAGATAAACATGGAATTAAAGACAAAGTAGCAGGTAAACTTAAAGAAGTAGAAGGAAAAATCACTGGTGATAAAGCTCGTGAGGTTGAAGGAAAGGCTCAACAAGCTAAAGGAAAGGTGAAATCTAAGGCTACTGAAGTAAAAGAAGACTTAGAATAA
- a CDS encoding GlsB/YeaQ/YmgE family stress response membrane protein, whose product MLHWIWVLIVGGVIGLIAGAITHKGGSMNWIANIIAGLVGSSLGEALLGAWGPQVAGMAIVPSLLGAIILVILVSWIMTMLFGSKAHS is encoded by the coding sequence ATGCTTCACTGGATTTGGGTTTTGATTGTCGGAGGCGTAATCGGGTTGATTGCAGGAGCCATTACTCATAAAGGCGGCTCAATGAACTGGATTGCAAATATTATTGCTGGGCTAGTAGGCTCATCTCTAGGCGAGGCTTTGCTGGGTGCCTGGGGTCCGCAAGTAGCGGGAATGGCAATTGTTCCATCGTTACTAGGAGCTATTATTTTAGTTATCTTAGTTTCATGGATTATGACAATGCTATTTGGGTCAAAAGCTCATTCATAA
- a CDS encoding exodeoxyribonuclease III, whose product MRLISWNIDSLNAALTSDSPRAQLTRSVLNTIKEKDADIIAIQETKLRSTGPTKKHQEVLAEMFPNYDYVWRSSEEPARKGYAGTMFLYKNTLTPEVTKPAIGAPDTMDYEGRILTLEFDNYYVTQVYTPNSGNELKRLEDRQIWDEKYTEYLQKLDKSKPVIASGDYNVAHTPIDLKHPENNHHNAGFTDEERQGFDKLLKLGFTDTFRKVHGNVEGVYSWWAQRVRTSKDNNSGWRIDYYIVSDRIADQVTKSEMIDTGDRKDHCPIMLEINL is encoded by the coding sequence ATGCGTTTAATTTCATGGAATATTGACTCCCTTAATGCCGCTTTAACTAGTGATTCACCGCGTGCCCAACTTACGCGTAGCGTTTTAAATACAATAAAAGAAAAAGATGCCGATATTATTGCTATTCAAGAAACTAAATTACGTTCTACAGGTCCAACGAAGAAGCACCAAGAAGTTCTTGCAGAGATGTTTCCTAACTATGACTATGTCTGGCGTTCTTCTGAAGAGCCAGCAAGAAAAGGCTATGCAGGGACGATGTTTTTATATAAAAATACTTTAACGCCTGAAGTAACTAAGCCAGCTATTGGCGCACCGGATACAATGGATTATGAGGGACGAATTTTAACCTTAGAATTCGATAATTATTATGTTACTCAAGTCTATACTCCTAATTCTGGTAATGAATTGAAGCGATTAGAAGATCGTCAAATTTGGGATGAAAAGTATACAGAATATTTACAAAAATTAGATAAAAGTAAACCAGTAATTGCGAGTGGTGACTATAATGTTGCCCATACTCCAATTGATTTGAAACACCCAGAAAATAACCACCATAACGCTGGCTTTACTGATGAAGAGCGTCAAGGCTTTGATAAATTATTGAAGCTTGGCTTTACTGATACCTTTAGAAAGGTCCATGGGAATGTAGAAGGTGTTTACTCATGGTGGGCTCAAAGAGTAAGAACTAGTAAAGACAATAACTCAGGCTGGAGAATTGACTATTACATTGTTTCTGATAGAATTGCTGATCAGGTAACTAAATCAGAAATGATCGATACCGGAGATCGTAAAGATCATTGTCCAATTATGCTAGAAATCAATTTATAA
- a CDS encoding DUF3427 domain-containing protein produces the protein MKTVDNVLKEAILNGLYNKDKNNGNEFLSPQFVSNDTENKIWFTLRQELLSATSFTWAVAFISENMLVPFKLVMSELAKKGISGTLITGTYLGFNSPKVFKELMKIPNLKVRLSEEAGFHAKGYIFNYEDYQTILIGSANFTRSALLKNCEWGLKVTSHENGQLVQELNNQIQITLTTSIPLTNSWIREYEKNWQPVKKTAIHLVSDRQKDILPNKMQKAALNNLTALVNEDAKRALVVSATGTGKTYLGAFAVREYQPKKFLYLVHREQIAKKSLESFYKVIGGSREDYGLLTGNKHDFNKKYLFGTIQTLSQDKVLAELDPKEFDYILIDEAHRVAAPTYQKILEHFTPKFLLGMTATPERMDKQNIYEVFDYHLAYEIRLKDALNEQMLTPFHYVGVEDYTVGDEIITETSKLKDLVAEKRVDYVLKQLDYYGYCGKKAKGLVFCSRQEEARKLAELFTQAGHPAQALTNEDSQKKRVEVTKKLENGELEYIFTVDLFNEGIDIPSLNQIVMLRNTQSSIIFIQQLGRGLRKFPGKDYVTVIDFLGNYKNNYLIPIALNGDKSRDKDQVVRESKLPQVIDVSTINFTEVASQRILDSLEKIKLDSMRELKKSYEDLKAKLGRAPLLYDFYQYGTTAPTVFAKNHLLVHYGDFLKKMGEKVELTDYQSSVLSFVTKELLFGKRPHELLLLESCLIKEKVSEASYLELLKGKNCYVNDAVLESVEKVLSLEFFDVKQGKTTKKEQYGNVPLVEKIGKNYLFSSQLSQALSANQEFKDLFSDVIKTGLALSKEYNSDQQFTLYKQYDRKDVCRLLNWPKDVSAPMYGYRVGEKETPIFITYQKDSKKKRNARYHNTLENGHSLRWYTRTPRHIDSDEVKRLLNTKDMKLHLFVKQSDAAGKEFYYLGTADIQKDSVKEEKIGLKQKSTVGMNLILKHPLNQAIYDLLFS, from the coding sequence GTGAAGACTGTGGATAACGTTTTAAAAGAAGCAATTTTGAATGGTTTATACAATAAAGATAAAAATAATGGCAATGAATTCTTGAGTCCCCAGTTCGTAAGTAATGATACGGAGAACAAGATCTGGTTTACTTTGCGGCAAGAATTACTGTCAGCTACTTCTTTTACTTGGGCAGTTGCATTTATTTCTGAAAATATGCTTGTTCCATTTAAATTAGTGATGTCGGAATTAGCTAAAAAAGGAATTAGCGGTACGTTAATTACAGGTACTTATCTTGGCTTTAATAGTCCGAAAGTTTTCAAGGAATTAATGAAAATACCGAACCTGAAAGTTCGGCTAAGTGAAGAAGCTGGTTTTCACGCTAAGGGATATATTTTTAATTATGAAGATTATCAAACTATTTTAATTGGGAGCGCAAATTTTACTAGATCAGCTTTATTGAAAAATTGCGAGTGGGGATTAAAAGTAACATCTCATGAAAATGGCCAATTAGTTCAAGAACTTAATAATCAAATTCAAATTACATTGACTACTAGCATTCCGCTTACCAATTCCTGGATTAGAGAATACGAGAAAAATTGGCAGCCTGTCAAAAAGACTGCTATACATTTGGTAAGTGATCGACAAAAAGATATTTTACCTAATAAGATGCAAAAAGCTGCTTTAAATAATTTAACTGCTCTAGTAAATGAGGATGCAAAAAGAGCCCTGGTCGTTTCTGCCACTGGGACTGGAAAAACATATTTGGGAGCATTTGCAGTTCGAGAATATCAACCTAAAAAGTTTCTTTATCTGGTACATCGAGAACAAATTGCTAAAAAATCTTTAGAGAGTTTTTATAAGGTAATTGGCGGAAGTCGTGAGGACTATGGTTTATTAACTGGAAATAAGCATGATTTTAATAAAAAGTATCTTTTTGGAACTATTCAAACTTTAAGTCAGGACAAAGTTTTAGCAGAATTAGATCCAAAAGAATTCGATTATATTTTAATTGATGAAGCTCACCGAGTAGCTGCTCCAACTTATCAAAAAATTTTAGAACACTTTACGCCTAAATTTTTACTAGGAATGACCGCTACGCCAGAAAGAATGGATAAGCAAAACATCTATGAAGTATTTGATTATCACTTAGCTTATGAAATTAGGCTAAAGGATGCCTTGAATGAGCAGATGTTAACACCGTTTCATTATGTGGGAGTAGAAGATTATACGGTAGGCGATGAGATAATTACTGAAACTAGTAAATTAAAAGACTTAGTTGCTGAAAAACGAGTTGATTATGTCCTTAAGCAGCTTGATTACTATGGCTATTGCGGTAAAAAAGCTAAAGGCTTAGTATTTTGTAGTCGGCAAGAAGAAGCACGAAAGTTAGCAGAATTATTTACGCAAGCTGGACACCCAGCACAAGCTCTTACTAATGAAGATAGTCAGAAGAAACGAGTAGAAGTAACTAAGAAGTTAGAAAATGGTGAATTAGAATATATATTTACCGTAGATCTATTTAACGAAGGAATCGATATTCCGTCCCTAAACCAAATTGTGATGCTCCGAAATACCCAATCGAGTATTATTTTTATTCAACAACTAGGGCGTGGGCTGCGTAAATTTCCGGGAAAAGACTATGTAACTGTAATTGATTTCCTGGGTAATTATAAGAATAATTATCTAATCCCAATTGCCTTAAATGGTGATAAGAGCCGTGACAAAGACCAAGTTGTTAGAGAAAGTAAATTACCGCAAGTTATCGATGTTTCAACAATTAACTTTACTGAGGTAGCTTCACAAAGGATTTTAGATTCACTTGAAAAAATAAAACTAGATAGCATGCGGGAGCTGAAAAAGTCCTATGAAGATTTAAAGGCAAAACTGGGTCGCGCGCCTCTTTTATATGACTTCTATCAATATGGAACAACCGCTCCAACTGTTTTTGCCAAAAATCACCTTTTAGTCCACTATGGCGATTTTTTAAAGAAAATGGGAGAAAAAGTCGAGCTAACAGATTATCAAAGTTCTGTTTTATCTTTTGTAACGAAGGAGTTGCTATTTGGTAAAAGACCGCATGAATTATTACTCTTAGAAAGTTGTTTAATTAAAGAAAAGGTAAGTGAAGCATCCTATCTGGAATTACTTAAAGGAAAAAATTGTTACGTAAATGATGCTGTACTAGAGTCAGTTGAGAAAGTTTTATCCTTAGAATTTTTTGACGTGAAACAAGGAAAAACAACGAAAAAAGAGCAGTATGGCAATGTTCCCTTAGTTGAAAAAATAGGAAAGAACTATTTATTCTCAAGTCAACTTTCACAGGCCTTAAGTGCTAATCAGGAATTTAAAGACCTATTTAGCGATGTCATAAAAACAGGCTTGGCGCTTTCAAAAGAATATAATTCTGATCAACAATTTACTTTGTATAAGCAATACGATCGTAAAGACGTTTGTCGCCTATTAAACTGGCCTAAGGATGTTTCAGCACCAATGTATGGTTATCGGGTTGGGGAAAAAGAAACGCCAATTTTTATCACTTACCAAAAAGATTCAAAGAAGAAGAGAAATGCCCGCTATCATAATACTTTAGAAAATGGGCATAGTTTACGCTGGTATACCCGTACGCCGCGTCACATTGATTCAGATGAGGTAAAACGGCTGCTTAATACAAAAGATATGAAATTACACCTATTTGTTAAGCAAAGCGATGCAGCAGGAAAGGAATTTTATTACTTAGGTACTGCCGATATCCAAAAGGATTCTGTTAAAGAAGAAAAAATAGGTTTAAAGCAAAAGAGTACAGTTGGAATGAATCTGATTCTCAAGCATCCGTTAAATCAAGCAATCTATGATTTGCTTTTCAGTTAA
- a CDS encoding alpha/beta hydrolase: MKIKLVSLIALLALVLTGCSFQNKPNRADAAHKYYVEKSETPKNNLNVIPTLFFHGGLSNYHGEENMVKAAQEAGVTNSVIRADVDANGKVKLIGTIPNNAVNPIVEVNYRNNVQLDFKENGRYARNVVQTLQNEYGIKKINMVGHSLGNTSIMYYLLQAAHNPNLPRLNKQVSIGGHFDGLDFKQLPIAIRQPPNLRVDNEGKPNKMNATYREMTKLRTLYPNKEIDVLNIIGNIGGNSDGIVKNASSLSLEYLVAPMAKSYRVVTITGKNAEHGQLTYNKQVEKQIINFLWLQ, from the coding sequence GTGAAAATTAAACTAGTCTCCTTAATTGCTCTACTAGCGTTAGTTTTAACTGGATGCAGTTTTCAAAACAAACCTAATAGAGCTGATGCAGCACATAAATACTATGTTGAAAAAAGTGAAACGCCGAAAAACAATCTCAATGTAATTCCAACATTGTTTTTCCATGGTGGACTAAGTAATTATCATGGAGAAGAGAATATGGTAAAAGCTGCTCAAGAAGCTGGAGTGACTAATTCTGTCATTAGGGCCGATGTAGATGCCAATGGAAAGGTTAAACTGATTGGTACTATTCCAAATAACGCTGTTAATCCAATTGTAGAGGTAAACTATCGAAATAACGTTCAACTTGATTTTAAAGAAAATGGACGTTACGCCAGAAATGTAGTTCAGACTTTACAAAATGAGTATGGAATTAAAAAGATAAATATGGTGGGACATTCCCTGGGAAATACTTCAATTATGTATTATCTATTGCAAGCTGCTCACAATCCAAATTTACCAAGGTTAAATAAGCAAGTTTCAATTGGTGGACATTTTGATGGACTTGATTTTAAGCAGTTGCCAATTGCTATTAGACAACCTCCTAATCTTCGAGTTGATAATGAAGGAAAGCCAAATAAAATGAATGCCACCTATCGTGAAATGACAAAATTACGAACTCTTTATCCAAACAAAGAAATAGACGTCTTAAACATTATTGGTAATATTGGTGGAAATTCGGATGGGATTGTAAAAAATGCTTCATCTCTTTCATTAGAATACTTAGTTGCTCCTATGGCTAAAAGCTATCGTGTAGTCACAATAACTGGCAAGAATGCGGAACATGGGCAATTAACTTATAATAAACAGGTAGAGAAACAAATTATTAATTTTTTATGGCTACAATAG
- a CDS encoding DUF3923 family protein, protein MRKLWWLANIYWIILIMYGGGKLFTYGFDTSELGETASYALILLVLISTSVLIIEFQAAWGIWLHNFDKKKHHDNKI, encoded by the coding sequence ATGAGAAAATTGTGGTGGCTAGCAAACATTTATTGGATAATTTTGATTATGTATGGAGGCGGTAAACTCTTTACATATGGTTTTGATACCTCTGAATTAGGTGAAACAGCTAGTTATGCCTTAATTCTCTTAGTGCTCATCTCTACTAGCGTGCTAATTATCGAATTTCAAGCCGCATGGGGTATCTGGCTTCACAATTTTGATAAAAAGAAGCATCATGATAATAAGATTTAA
- a CDS encoding AI-2E family transporter, with amino-acid sequence MGQAWDKFKENTTVHRLVTLCLIILVLYAARSMMNTILLTFIFTYLIVHLIRFTQKKIPSLPAQVIVVLAYLLVIAIIYFAITIYVPILIKQIIKMSHSLIKFYQSDDMNWVSRYLSHYISNSEITTQAKHGVTILVHALTNFGTLTIAFFMSLIMSFFYTIELNSMAEFSHTFLQSRHLSWLFEDVAYFGNKFVNTFGVVLEAQFFIALCNTAMTMICLIIMRMPQIIALGLMVFILSLIPVAGVIISLIPLSLVAYSVEGLRYVIYIFIVIMIIHAIEAYILNPKFMSSKTELPIFYTFVVLLVGEHFLGTWGLIVGVPIFTFLLDILGVKSVKKKKPQILKIEDKK; translated from the coding sequence ATGGGACAAGCGTGGGATAAATTTAAAGAAAATACAACTGTACATCGTCTTGTGACTCTGTGTTTAATTATTCTCGTTTTATATGCAGCTCGCTCGATGATGAACACCATCTTGCTAACGTTTATTTTTACATATTTAATTGTGCATTTAATTCGGTTTACTCAAAAGAAAATTCCTAGCTTACCCGCGCAGGTAATTGTAGTTCTTGCTTATCTCTTAGTAATTGCGATTATTTACTTTGCGATTACGATCTATGTGCCAATTTTAATTAAGCAAATTATAAAAATGAGTCATTCTCTGATCAAATTCTATCAATCAGATGATATGAACTGGGTATCACGCTACTTAAGTCATTACATTAGCAATAGTGAAATTACAACACAGGCAAAACATGGTGTAACTATTCTAGTTCATGCTTTAACTAATTTTGGAACATTAACTATAGCGTTCTTTATGTCGCTGATCATGAGCTTTTTCTATACGATTGAGCTTAATTCAATGGCTGAATTCTCTCATACTTTTTTGCAGAGTCGTCACTTATCCTGGCTATTTGAAGATGTTGCATATTTTGGCAATAAGTTTGTTAATACTTTTGGTGTTGTCTTAGAAGCGCAATTTTTTATTGCTTTATGTAATACTGCGATGACGATGATCTGTTTAATTATTATGAGAATGCCGCAAATTATAGCTCTAGGATTGATGGTATTTATTCTTAGCTTAATCCCAGTTGCTGGAGTTATTATTTCTTTAATTCCCCTAAGTTTAGTTGCTTATTCAGTTGAGGGTCTGCGGTATGTAATCTATATCTTTATTGTGATTATGATTATTCATGCCATTGAGGCCTATATTTTGAATCCAAAGTTTATGTCAAGTAAAACTGAATTGCCAATCTTTTATACCTTTGTTGTTTTACTAGTCGGGGAACACTTTTTGGGAACCTGGGGCCTAATTGTTGGTGTCCCGATCTTTACCTTCTTACTAGATATCCTCGGGGTAAAATCAGTTAAAAAGAAAAAGCCACAAATTTTGAAAATTGAAGATAAAAAATAA
- a CDS encoding dihydrolipoyl dehydrogenase family protein, which produces MKKYDYIILGTGPAAYKLVKLLDTQHKSILTVESGLFGGTCPNVGCEPKIYLDGAVQAVLSNQQFEKEGIISQGGKLNWAQLMKDKKARFASWPNETRKNISKISDVISGSAHFVDRQTIEVNRQYFQGNRIIIATGRRPHELSIPGAKFLHDSSDVLSLGTLPEHTTFIGGGYVAMELATFLAAAGSQVTILVRGDRVLRHFYQKYSRELVVRMKQRGIQFEFETEPTRITRLSDKYVVELNQDGPIVTDYVVNASGRMPNIEKLDLSDAQIDYSTRGIDVDRHLQTNVKNIYAIGDVTSQDVPNLTPVAEFQAQYLFNSLEKELTQPINYPAIGTGVFAFPQLAQAGINPDSVLEDGDNFEIREYELSQSSLYAGQKEKGLLTVVYDKANYIVGVSEISMSAVNDINYFVPIIGLRINKNEWHRNVLPIYPALADKIEGILR; this is translated from the coding sequence ATGAAAAAATATGATTATATAATTTTAGGAACTGGGCCTGCCGCTTATAAATTAGTTAAGCTCTTAGATACACAACATAAGTCTATTTTAACCGTCGAAAGTGGTTTGTTTGGTGGGACTTGCCCGAATGTTGGCTGTGAACCAAAAATATATTTAGATGGAGCAGTTCAAGCAGTTTTATCAAATCAACAATTTGAAAAAGAGGGAATAATTTCTCAAGGCGGAAAATTAAATTGGGCTCAACTAATGAAAGACAAAAAGGCACGATTTGCAAGCTGGCCAAATGAAACAAGAAAAAATATTAGTAAAATCAGTGATGTAATTAGCGGGAGTGCCCATTTTGTTGATCGACAAACAATTGAAGTAAATAGACAATATTTCCAGGGAAATAGAATTATAATTGCTACCGGAAGAAGGCCCCATGAGCTCTCAATTCCAGGAGCGAAGTTCTTACACGATAGTTCTGATGTTTTATCTTTAGGCACATTACCTGAACACACTACTTTTATTGGCGGTGGTTATGTAGCAATGGAATTAGCGACATTTTTAGCTGCTGCTGGTAGTCAAGTAACAATCTTAGTCAGAGGAGATCGGGTGTTACGCCATTTTTATCAAAAATATAGTCGTGAATTAGTAGTTAGAATGAAGCAACGAGGCATTCAATTTGAATTTGAAACGGAGCCAACTCGAATTACTCGATTAAGCGATAAATATGTTGTTGAATTGAATCAAGACGGTCCAATTGTAACTGACTATGTAGTGAATGCGAGTGGACGGATGCCGAATATTGAAAAACTAGATTTATCAGATGCTCAAATTGATTATTCAACTCGAGGTATTGATGTAGACCGCCACCTTCAAACAAACGTTAAGAATATTTATGCAATTGGAGACGTTACAAGCCAAGATGTGCCCAACTTAACACCGGTTGCAGAATTTCAAGCACAATACCTCTTTAATTCTCTTGAAAAGGAGCTTACTCAACCGATTAATTATCCAGCTATTGGAACGGGAGTATTTGCTTTTCCGCAACTAGCTCAAGCCGGAATCAATCCTGATAGTGTTCTTGAAGATGGAGATAATTTTGAAATTAGAGAATATGAACTAAGCCAAAGTAGTTTATATGCTGGTCAAAAAGAGAAGGGCTTGTTAACTGTCGTTTATGATAAAGCCAATTACATTGTTGGTGTTAGTGAAATAAGTATGAGTGCAGTTAATGATATAAATTATTTTGTACCAATTATTGGTCTAAGAATTAATAAAAATGAGTGGCATCGAAATGTGTTGCCAATTTATCCTGCACTGGCCGATAAAATTGAAGGAATTTTGAGATAG